A genomic region of Lycium ferocissimum isolate CSIRO_LF1 unplaced genomic scaffold, AGI_CSIRO_Lferr_CH_V1 ctg12100, whole genome shotgun sequence contains the following coding sequences:
- the LOC132041875 gene encoding uncharacterized protein LOC132041875, with amino-acid sequence MLSINEYLCLRMTVEPSTEFVYTVHDGGRRFILNLNSKTCSCRMFQLDEIPCPHAWAVIKKKNLVADDYCSDLFKPETVLKTYDVPVDPLPDEREWNVPKNILEEVVLPPRYKRPPGRPKKRRDKPLSELLFGKSVHACALWTPWAQYVHVVLSL; translated from the coding sequence gTAGAACCGTCAACCGAATTCGTGTACACAGTACATGATGGAGGAAGGCGATTCATTCTTAATTTGAATAGCAAAACTTGCAGTTGTCGTATGTTTCAACTAGATGAAATCCCCTGCCCACATGCATGGGCTgtcattaaaaagaaaaatctggtTGCTGATGATTATTGCTCTGATTTGTTCAAACCGGAGACCGTGTTGAAGACATATGATGTACCTGTGGATCCTCTACCCGACGAGCGTGAATGGAACGTTCCCAAAAACATCTTGGAGGAAGTGGTTTTGCCACCAAGATACAAGAGACCGCCTGGTAGGCCAAAGAAGAGGCGTGATAAGCCTTTAAGTGAATTGTTGTTTGGAAAGAGCGTACATGCTTGCGCATTGTGGACACCTTGGGCACAATACGTTCATGTAGTTTTGAGCCTCTAA